A single genomic interval of Camelina sativa cultivar DH55 chromosome 11, Cs, whole genome shotgun sequence harbors:
- the LOC104720902 gene encoding uncharacterized protein LOC104720902, whose protein sequence is MSHSILEKMGCSNSKTSMMNMKKKKNEPLQLCKERKRFVKQAMDSRCALAAAHVSYIRSLRNIGACLRQYAETESAEESSPPSTATEPENEKSPSHNSSYPDDSPLSHISNPNPNPKPIVNLSYMKTDTANSAVTYTIIPLSDGDEDDLEETVPAFSPPPPRPRRPETSSWDYFDTCDDFDNLRFVEQPEIDCDAAVVGLGKFSQGNVPKCGTQQDSNFKAEQRKQSCEDDDDDDEGGNGEREDPSEFITHRAKDFVSSMKDIEHKFFRASESGKQVSRMLEANKIRVRFADMTGKGNSIAFLAALKRACCRGKSSSPVSQEPLSHQVSKVIVWKRTLSSRSSTSRHPLIQTSKEDHDDESGSDFIEEFCMISGSHSSSLDRLYAWERKLYDEVKASEVIRKEYDRKCEQLRNQFAKDHSAKSMDKTRAAAKDLHSRIRVAIQAVDSISKRIERIRDDELQPQLLEFLQGLIRMWKAMLECHHSQYITISLAYHCRNSSKTTASENLLKRRILSELLEETECFGLSFVDLVNSMVSYVEALNGWLHNCVMLPQERSLRNRRPWSPRRVLAPPIFVLCRDWLAGITSLPSDELSGSIKGFSLDMEMLEEEKGGGSVLVSDLSNVHSSLAKLLERLKKFSEASLKMYEDVKVKCEAARVAYTTNNSNRNGTVRTEEFRREVLM, encoded by the exons ATGAGTCATTCGATTCTGGAGAAAATGGGATGTTCAAACTCGAAAACATCGATGatgaacatgaagaagaagaagaatgagccGCTTCAGCTATGtaaagaaaggaagagatttGTCAAACAAGCTATGGATTCGAGATGTGCTTTAGCAGCCGCACACGTGTCATACATCCGTTCACTCCGGAACATCGGAGCTTGTCTCCGTCAATACGCTGAGACGGAGTCGGCTGAGGAATCATCTCCACCGTCAACCGCTACCGAGCCTGAGAATGAGAAATCCCCTTCTCATAACTCCTCTTACCCTGACGACTCGCCACTGAGTCATATCTCGAAtccaaaccctaaccctaaacccaTTGTGAATCTAAGCTACATGAAGACCGATACGGCTAACTCTGCTGTCACTTACACGATTATCCCTCTGAGCGACGGCGACGAAGACGATCTAGAGGAGACAGTGCCGGCGTTTTCTCCTCCTCCGCCCCGTCCTCGCCGGCCGGAGACGTCTTCTTGGGACTATTTTGACACTTGTGACGATTTTGATAACTTGAGATTTGTGGAACAACCCGAGATTGATTGTGATGCAGCAGTTGTAGGATTAGGAAAGTTTAGTCAAGGGAATGTACCAAAATGTGGCACTCAGCAAGACTCGAATTTTAAAGCAGAGCAGAGGAAACAGAGctgtgaagatgatgatgatgatgatgaaggtggAAACGGTGAAAGAGAAGATCCATCAGAGTTTATCACACATAGAGCTAAAGACTTTGTGTCGAGTATGAAAGATATAGAGCATAAGTTCTTTAGAGCTTCTGAATCTGGcaaacaagtttcaagaatGCTTGAAGCTAACAAGATCAGAGTCAGATTTGCTGATATGACAG GAAAGGGGAACTCAATAGCGTTTCTTGCAGCATTGAAGCGAGCTTGTTGTAGAGGGAAGAGTTCTTCACCAGTTTCTCAAG AGCCATTGAGTCATCAAGTTAGTAAAGTCATTGTGTGGAAGAGAACATTGTCTTCAAGATCCTCTACTTCTAGACATCCGTTGATCCAAACATCAAAAGAAGATCATGACGATGAAAGTGGAAGTGATTTCATTGAAGAGTTTTGTATGATCTCAGGGAGTCACTCCTCTTCGCTTGATCGGTTATACGCGTGGGAGAGAAAACTATATGATGAAGTCAAG GCGAGTGAGGTGattagaaaagagtatgatcgAAAATGCGAGCAGTTAAGAAACCAATTCGCAAAAGATCACAGCGCTAAATCAATGGATAAAACAAGAGCAGCTGCTAAAGATCTTCATTCAAGAATCAGAGTTGCGATTCAGGCTGTTGATTCGATTTCAAAGCGGATTGAGAGAATCAGAGACGACGAGCTCCAGCCACAGCTTTTAGAGTTTCTTCAAGG GTTGATAAGAATGTGGAAAGCGATGCTTGAATGTCATCATTCACAGTACATTACCATTTCACTGGCTTACCATTGTCGAAACTCCTCCAAGACAACAGCGTCCGAGAACTTGCTGAAGAGACGGATTTTGTCAGAACTTCTAGAAGAAACAGAGTGTTTTGGTCTAAGCTTTGTAGATTTGGTAAACAGTATGGTTTCTTATGTGGAAGCTCTAAACGGTTGGCTTCACAACTGTGTCATGCTCCCTCAAGAACGGTCTTTAAGAAACCGAAGACCATGGTCCCCTCGCCGTGTCCTGGCTCCACCTATATTCGTGCTGTGTCGAGACTGGTTGGCTGGGATCACATCTTTGCCGTCCGATGAACTCAGCGGGTCAATCAAGGGGTTCTCATTGGATATGGAGatgttggaagaagaaaaaggtggTGGTTCGGTGTTGGTTTCGGATTTGTCCAATGTGCATTCGAGTTTGGCGAAGCTTCTAGAGAGATTGAAAAAGTTTTCGGAAGCTTCTTTGAAAATGTATGAAGATGTAAAGGTGAAATGTGAAGCAGCTAGAGTTGCTTACACTACTAATAATTCTAACCGCAATGGGACAGTGAGGACTGAGGAATTCAGAAGAGAGGTATTGATGTAA
- the LOC104720905 gene encoding uncharacterized protein LOC104720905: MLIGNRPRPQMQRTTSITRINVEVDDDQTAGQDSDVAMTVVDGGNNYDQRFLGMLSPTNHRRNERQDGRRSSPSSSSSSSFLGNCGLCKRHLAPGRDIYMYKGDAAFCSVECREQQMEHDEGKTRNRAVRSSSK, from the exons ATGCTGATAGGGAATCGTCCACGGCCTCAAATGCAGAGAACCACAAGCATAACGAGGATCAACGTCGAGGTTGACGATGATCAGACCGCCGGTCAAGACTCTGACGTAGCTATGACGGTCGTAGACGGCGGAAACAATTACGACCAGCGGTTCTTGGGGATGTTGTCGCCCACAAATCACCGGAGGAACGAGAGACAAGACGGTAGGAGATCATCACCGTCCTCCTCCTCGTCGTCGTCTTTTCTTGGAAACTGTGGCTTGTGCAAACGCCATTTAGCTCCCGGTCGTGATATTTACATGTACAA AGGGGACGCAGCGTTTTGTAGCGTAGAATGCAGAGAACAACAAATGGAGCACGACGAAGGCAAAACAAGAAACCGCGCCGTGCGATcatcatcaaaatga